The Rhododendron vialii isolate Sample 1 chromosome 1a, ASM3025357v1 region CGCTTTCAACAAAGAATGGAAAACGCCCATTAATGCGGGTTTACAAAGCGCGGGTGTTTAACGGACTTCGCATCTTCAATCTTCAACCTGCGAAGTGCTAAGAAGAAGGCCTCTCTACTGTTTTTGGCCGTTTTCAAACTTGTTTTGGGATTAGTTCAACAATCCAATTCGTCCACATTGTAGATATTGCCAACTAAAATAGTTGGGTAGAATATAAAATCAATTGAATACCCACTGGTACTCCATCGGAGATCATATGTTCTtgaaaaaagggggaaaaattaAGCTGGGCACAGCGGATTAAAACTTGAATGgactttttttcatttctattgGTCGTGTGAAGGCTTCTATGccgtttttggaaaatttcaaCTTATTTTGGAATCACTTTGTTGATCAGATTTGTCCACATTATAGATATTTTTTACCATAATAACTACAAGAAATATCAAGTCCATCGGATACCTACCGGTGATTAATCGGAGAATAtttgttttggataaaaatgacaaaaagttAGCTGGGTACACCgaatttaaacttgaaaaaaaaaagctgtaTTTGTTCAGATGCTTTTGGCCGTAGTCAGAGACGCGGGAAAGATGTTCCAATTAGTCCGTTACGGCCGTTGGAAATCCCAGCTCAAAAACCTGAAGAAATCTCAATCAAACCCACTCTTGGCTTTCTACATCTCCACCACCGCCCCCGCCGCCGTCGCGGCAGCTAACGATGAGTCGAATCCGAGTCGACCTTCACCGCCTCCAATCCGGGTTACGCTCACCGAGTCATCGGGCAGAGGTGTGTTCGCGACTCGGGCGATCGGAGCTGGTGAGCTCATCCACACGGCCAAACCCATTGTCTCCCACCCTTCTCTGTCTTCAACCACCGGTGTTTGCTATTTGTGCCTCAGAAGTTTCGGAAACAGAACCACGTCTGAAGCTCGGGGTGTCTCATTTTGTGGCCAAGAGTGTGCGGAAGAATCTAAGGTATATGCCTACCGCGTGTTTGACATTTGGATTCTTAAGGAAGTCGATTTTTGTGAAGATTTCTGGGAAATTGATGGAACTTCATGGACCAATGACAAAGCTTTGGTTGATCAAACTACAGAAACTTAATTCATTCCATTAATTATGCGAAGcatgattatgagagtcctttAAAGAAGGTCTTACAGATAAAGTTAAGGATAAAGATAGCCTGataaattctgaaaaacaaGATAAACCTTGATTAATTATTAAGATAATTCCGGAATAACAATCAACCGTGTAATATCATTATCTGATTCTTCTTGTTCTCCATCTATAATCCattgtgtttttgtttgcttttagtGCCGGTCTCTTTTGGTTCAACTATTGGTTCTTaattaggaaaataaataaataaataaactttcaTTTAACCCCATTTTGGAGCTCCTTCCAATCGATTGGTTCATGCTTCAATCTCTATTTTCTAATTCCTTGGTGAATATGGTCCTTGAGTAAAAGATACTATCTTTCCAAACACCCGCAAAATCACCAAACCATACTATTATATAGAGTAACAGAAGAAAAGCATTTCCTGTTCTATGTTCCCTGTTATACAGTTCATTTGGTCATGGTCTAGTATTTGCATGGTACTTCTACTTGCATACATGGTATGCCTAACTGTTTTTCACTGGGTTACATCGTTTGCCGTGTATATGATTATGTCATACTTTAGCCACAATATTATTTCTCTTATAGATAGATGAAGTTAGCTTGATGAGACTCAATCCTATGCTGAGCAAGTGAGCTTGCTTTCAAGTTAAGCTTTATCCTGTAGGTTTGTATGCATTGACATGTAACCCTGATTTGTACCTTACTGTTGGCCTTATCCTTTAATCTGTTTTCTTGATCAAAGCCTCATTCTTTATGGATTAAGTCAGTTctcaaaaattttcatttgattttctCTATAGCACATAAATATGTTTTTCGGCGATTCTAGTGGTACTTGCATTTTTTAGGTTTTACCGTACCGTCTTCAAAAAAAGGTTTTACCATACCAACTCTCCTATACCATCTCGATACCCGTACCTTTACCCTTGCACATGCTTCATAGGATTTAATCAATAATGTATAGGGTTTAACTAAGtttcttttacttttagttcccatttcaattaattttcCCTTTTACTTTTTCATGGTTTTAGGTGTTTTACGAAGTTGAGAAGCAAGCTGATTGGTCAGCCTACAAGGAGTACTGCTGGTATGGAAGTTACTCAAAACCTTAACTTCCAGATTTATATCGCTGAGAAACAAGTGGGATGTTTTTCTTGCCTTCACTACTGGCTCGTAGTTTTCTTCCCTGAATTTAGACATGGAACTAAGTGTCAGTTTTAGAATCCTACTCCAGAAGTTATGCTATTTAAAACTTAAGAAGCAGCTGTAGCTTTctgccatgtttttttttttgtgtgtggagaATTGCGCATATTACTACCTGGAAAATGATTCATTTGTGTATGGTGACCCTTTTGCTTCACTATTTGGTCGAAGAGTTACGACCATTTAGTTATCAGCTTAAGAATTTTGTGGTTCTTGTCATCATCATGAACTCTCGTAGTGCTAGTCTTGTATACACGAATCAATAGTTTAATTATTAACTTTTGTGGTGTGCAACCAAAGGTTTTGCTAATCAAAAAGAGCAGAATCTTGGGAGTTGAAATCCACTTCCCTCAAAGGGCTAGCTTCCTAAACACCTGCTTTCAAGTTGGCAACTAAGAATTGACCTACCTGAAAAGTTACATGCATACATGTGTCCTTCTGAAAAAGAATTTATGAGCGAGGGAGCAATTGGCCAGCTATAAATTTGTGCCAAAGTCTGTGAATCATTTGTAATTTTACCATGCACCTTACCTTGATCACCTTCAATCTGATTTCGCCAAAGTTAGTGCTATCTCACTGAAACTAAATTGTAATGGCTTGAATTTGCATCAGTTGGTCTATTAAGTGAATACCAGGTCAGAGATCTGAGTAAAACATGTTTTCCAACGCTCTGATGATCAGGCTAGTAATATTTACCAGAACAGTTTTTTGCAGTTTCATTATCAGAGAACTGAGACGCAATGATATTCCTTTTGTGTTGCTGGATATTTTTCTACTGTACCAATAAACATATTATGCTATCTCTCCCAAACATCTATTTCTAAAGCACTCAGGGTTTGAAGTATCCACTCCTTGCGAAGAGGTTGGCTTGTATGGTTATGTCTGGTTTAGCTAATGCAGATAGTCTTGACATACTTCAACCTGCTGTTTTATCTCCTGAGATGATCTTACAGGTATGAGTTGTAAAATAATGATGACATTTCACATCAGCATGATGAAATATGAAAATTTGTTTTGTCTTCAGACTCTTCACATGTTCCCTTCGTTGTCCCCGATGGACATGTAAAATGATAATTTCCAGATGGAAAAGGAGTTTACACTATTAAGGAGTGCCTTTGAAGAAGCTTATGTCACAGATGAACGGATGGCATGTATCCTTTGTGTGTCAAAGGTTCATACTTAGTTTTTGGTTGAGTGATTTCTTATTCACCTTCCCCATGCCTAAAATTATTGAGTTTGAAACATCAGTTATCTTTGACTTGATAGTTCTCACCAAGCAATGGTACGTTGGTGTGCTAGCATGTATTCAAATTAATGCATTTCGAATAGAATTGGCTGGAGGGTTGTATGACAATCAAGATCTTCTTTCATCAGCGGCAGCATTGGTAGAGGCTGAAGCTGCTGTCGGAAATGCTGTTTATATGCTTCCATCATTCTATAATCACGATTGTGGTAAgctttttctcttctcctcgTGCTCAAAGTATATGCTGTTTGTAAGGGTCCCAAGTTATATTGTTTCAGTTCCCTTAGTTTATGTATCCCCTTATCACAGAGCATACTCTGTTGTGGAGTTTCATAGTGAATCCTTTCTAGTTTGATGGGAGTCATTTGCCAAAATGTTTAACTATGTTCCATATTGGACACCTTATCACGAGATAAAGGATGTGAAATAGATTCACTTCCAGTTAAATCCAGACCAGATTAATCAAGAAGAGAGATCAGATGAAATGTC contains the following coding sequences:
- the LOC131317774 gene encoding histone-lysine N-methyltransferase ATXR4-like, with translation MLLAVVRDAGKMFQLVRYGRWKSQLKNLKKSQSNPLLAFYISTTAPAAVAAANDESNPSRPSPPPIRVTLTESSGRGVFATRAIGAGELIHTAKPIVSHPSLSSTTGVCYLCLRSFGNRTTSEARGVSFCGQECAEESKVFYEVEKQADWSAYKEYCCTQGLKYPLLAKRLACMVMSGLANADSLDILQPAVLSPEMILQMEKEFTLLRSAFEEAYVTDERMAFLTKQWYVGVLACIQINAFRIELAGGLYDNQDLLSSAAALVEAEAAVGNAVYMLPSFYNHDCDPNAHIVWIENSDATVKALRDIEAGEELRICYIDASMEHDARQTLLSEGFGFRCQCLGCLLGD